A genomic segment from Orientia tsutsugamushi str. Boryong encodes:
- the ileS gene encoding isoleucine--tRNA ligase has product MATRHSRYYPEVDTSLSLPSIEKDILHYWKKYNIFIKSVNWHAAKSGKKSNEFIFYDGPPFANGLPHYGHLLTGFIKDTYARYQTIKGKRVERKFGWDCHGLPAEMAAEKELGISGRIAITNLGIDKFNEYCRSSVMKYANHWKEYVQRQARWVDFDNSYKTMDLSFMESVLWAFKQLYNKGLIYQSMRVVPYSWACETALSNFETKLDNSYREREDKAVTVGFILHEKPKSAPPGFQEYRVLAWTTTPWTLPSNLAIAVRKDIDYIAIPSQNKDICYILGKFALKNYVKSLNLTSEKQDIYVSFKGEELEGIHYQPLFNYFSNKQNAFKILCGDFITEETGTGIVHMAPGFGEDDQLLCQQHNIGLVCPVDNAGKFTKEVTDFFGMQVFDANDKIINYLKAQSNWIKTEQHIHNYPHCWRTDTALIYKAVSSWYVKVRAFKERMVQLNQQINWIPENVKDGLFGKWIENARDWSISRNRFWGTPIPIWISSDNNYPRIDVYGSIAELEKDFGVKIDNLHRPFIDQLTRVNPDDPTGQSIMKRVDDVFDCWFESGSMPYAQVHYPFENKEWFETHFPSDFIVEYAAQTRGWFYTLFVLSTALFDRVPFLNCICHGVILDENRQKLSKRLNNYVDPLELFNKYGADALRFAMLSSGVTRGQELLIDKDEQMVFDSLRLHLKPLWNAYHFFSIYANADNIQGECITYSENVLDKFILSKLKIAVQKIDQALATFNSATACSVFSSFIEVMNNWYIRRSRQRFWKNEKDYDKKLAYNVLYTCLNYIVRAASPFLPMLCEEIYLGLYGNKRDGNISVHLVEFPNVNDIEIDDHLVTVMDQIITICSAALYIRNTENIRTRQPLQSLSIIHSKASQFQKFDYLIKEEVNVKNILYYENTNDYINFKLVLNFPLLGKRIPEQIKSVIQANKANNWQKLDDGTVRLGDIDLLPEEYSLIAEPKTSDGAKAIGNDGIIMLDLSITNELYLEGIARDLIRLIQKARKDAQFHISDNIYLEISSTGIEINNAIDKCKSIITQQTLSSICTIDVYDYVYSDKIGNDTVTIKIAKAVRH; this is encoded by the coding sequence ATGGCTACACGGCACAGCAGATATTATCCAGAAGTAGATACATCTCTCTCTTTACCATCTATAGAAAAAGACATTTTACATTATTGGAAAAAATATAATATTTTTATTAAATCTGTTAATTGGCATGCTGCTAAATCTGGAAAAAAAAGCAATGAATTTATTTTTTATGACGGACCACCGTTTGCTAATGGGTTGCCTCATTATGGGCACTTGCTAACTGGGTTTATCAAAGATACATATGCTAGATATCAAACAATAAAAGGGAAAAGAGTTGAGAGAAAATTTGGTTGGGATTGCCATGGATTGCCAGCAGAAATGGCTGCAGAAAAGGAACTTGGCATTTCTGGTCGTATAGCAATTACTAATTTAGGTATTGATAAATTCAATGAATATTGCCGCTCTTCAGTAATGAAGTATGCAAATCATTGGAAGGAATATGTACAGCGTCAAGCAAGATGGGTAGATTTTGATAATTCCTATAAAACAATGGATTTGAGTTTTATGGAATCAGTATTATGGGCTTTTAAACAACTATATAATAAGGGCCTAATTTACCAATCTATGCGTGTCGTCCCCTACTCCTGGGCTTGTGAAACAGCTTTATCAAACTTTGAGACTAAGCTGGATAATTCATATCGTGAACGAGAGGATAAAGCAGTAACAGTTGGTTTTATTTTGCATGAAAAACCAAAATCTGCTCCTCCAGGATTTCAAGAATATAGAGTGTTAGCTTGGACTACAACTCCCTGGACTTTGCCATCAAATCTTGCAATTGCAGTAAGAAAAGACATTGATTATATAGCAATACCATCACAGAATAAAGATATCTGCTATATATTAGGAAAATTCGCTTTAAAGAATTATGTCAAATCTCTTAATTTAACTTCAGAAAAGCAAGATATATATGTATCATTTAAAGGTGAAGAACTTGAAGGTATTCATTACCAACCATTATTTAACTATTTTTCTAACAAGCAAAATGCATTTAAAATTTTATGCGGAGATTTTATTACAGAAGAAACAGGTACTGGAATAGTACATATGGCTCCTGGTTTTGGAGAAGATGACCAGTTGTTATGTCAGCAACATAACATAGGGTTAGTCTGCCCAGTAGATAATGCAGGTAAATTTACCAAAGAAGTAACTGATTTTTTTGGTATGCAAGTATTTGATGCTAATGATAAGATTATTAATTACCTTAAAGCACAAAGTAATTGGATTAAAACTGAACAACATATACATAACTACCCTCATTGCTGGCGTACTGATACAGCATTAATATATAAAGCTGTATCATCTTGGTATGTAAAAGTTAGAGCATTTAAAGAAAGAATGGTGCAATTAAATCAACAAATCAATTGGATTCCTGAGAACGTTAAAGATGGGCTATTTGGTAAATGGATAGAGAATGCCCGTGATTGGTCAATAAGTCGTAATAGATTTTGGGGAACACCTATTCCAATATGGATTTCTAGTGATAATAATTATCCTAGAATTGATGTTTATGGATCAATTGCTGAATTAGAAAAAGATTTTGGAGTGAAAATTGATAACCTACATCGTCCATTCATAGATCAGCTTACGAGAGTAAATCCAGATGACCCAACAGGACAATCAATTATGAAACGAGTTGATGACGTTTTTGACTGTTGGTTTGAAAGTGGTTCAATGCCGTATGCTCAAGTACATTATCCATTTGAAAACAAAGAATGGTTTGAAACACACTTTCCTTCTGATTTTATTGTAGAATATGCAGCTCAAACTCGTGGATGGTTTTATACTCTTTTTGTCCTATCAACAGCATTGTTTGATCGTGTTCCATTTTTAAATTGCATATGCCATGGTGTTATTTTGGATGAAAATAGACAAAAATTATCTAAACGTCTTAACAATTATGTTGATCCTTTAGAATTATTTAATAAATATGGAGCTGATGCATTAAGATTTGCAATGCTATCATCTGGAGTAACTCGAGGTCAAGAGTTACTAATTGATAAGGATGAACAAATGGTATTTGATAGTTTACGATTACACTTGAAGCCATTATGGAATGCTTATCATTTCTTCTCTATATACGCTAATGCAGATAATATACAAGGAGAATGTATTACTTATTCAGAAAATGTACTAGATAAGTTTATTTTATCAAAACTAAAGATTGCTGTACAAAAAATAGATCAAGCATTGGCAACGTTTAACAGTGCTACTGCTTGTTCTGTATTTAGTAGTTTTATTGAGGTAATGAATAATTGGTATATTCGTCGTAGCAGACAAAGGTTTTGGAAAAATGAGAAAGATTATGATAAAAAATTAGCGTATAATGTTTTGTATACCTGCTTAAACTATATAGTCAGAGCCGCCTCACCTTTTCTACCGATGCTTTGTGAAGAAATATATCTAGGTCTATATGGCAATAAAAGAGATGGAAACATAAGTGTGCATTTGGTAGAATTTCCAAATGTTAATGATATTGAAATTGATGATCATTTAGTAACTGTAATGGATCAAATTATTACAATCTGCAGTGCTGCTCTTTATATTAGAAATACAGAAAATATTAGAACACGTCAACCTTTACAGTCTTTATCTATTATTCATTCCAAGGCTAGTCAGTTTCAGAAATTTGATTATTTAATCAAAGAGGAAGTTAATGTTAAAAACATTTTATATTACGAAAATACAAATGATTACATTAATTTTAAGCTAGTACTAAATTTTCCTCTTTTAGGAAAAAGAATACCTGAGCAGATTAAATCAGTAATACAAGCTAATAAAGCTAACAATTGGCAAAAGCTAGATGATGGAACAGTTAGATTAGGAGACATAGATCTGTTACCAGAAGAGTATTCACTAATAGCTGAACCTAAAACAAGCGATGGAGCTAAAGCGATAGGTAATGATGGAATAATTATGCTAGATCTTAGTATAACTAATGAGTTATATCTTGAAGGCATTGCTCGTGATTTAATTAGGTTAATTCAAAAAGCCAGAAAAGATGCACAGTTTCATATTTCAGATAATATTTATTTAGAAATTAGTAGTACTGGAATTGAAATTAATAATGCTATAGATAAATGCAAATCAATTATAACTCAGCAAACATTATCTAGTATATGCACTATTGATGTATATGATTATGTTTATTCTGATAAAATAGGTAATGATACTGTAACTATTAAAATAGCTAAAGCTGTAAGACATTGA
- a CDS encoding COQ9 family protein, giving the protein MIIDMDKKKRLILEQLVDLIPALGLNIEALSLASEKAGLANHYWEILFPNGLKEVSSNLEIFFDKLMMTQLKSIKDPVRTHQKIITALQYRIKLVPQEVASKLCFFYAMPNNYSTAIANSWATCNKIWHYANDKSMDFNYYTKRALLMTAYLPSIAYYITDSSNDYHKTDYFITKVIEKILNAAKLKQKIKSIKLDDIPIVRFFL; this is encoded by the coding sequence TTGATCATTGATATGGATAAGAAAAAAAGGCTAATTTTAGAACAATTAGTTGATCTAATTCCAGCACTAGGCTTAAATATAGAAGCATTATCTTTAGCATCTGAAAAGGCTGGTTTAGCTAACCATTATTGGGAAATATTATTCCCAAATGGACTAAAAGAGGTATCGTCTAACTTGGAAATTTTTTTTGATAAGCTAATGATGACTCAACTAAAGTCAATTAAAGACCCAGTTCGAACTCATCAAAAAATTATTACAGCTTTACAATATCGTATTAAATTGGTGCCACAAGAAGTTGCATCAAAACTATGTTTTTTTTATGCTATGCCAAATAATTATTCTACTGCTATAGCAAATAGTTGGGCTACTTGCAATAAAATATGGCACTATGCTAATGATAAATCAATGGATTTTAACTATTACACCAAACGTGCTTTATTAATGACAGCGTACTTACCAAGTATTGCATATTACATTACAGATAGTTCAAACGACTATCATAAAACAGATTATTTTATTACTAAAGTTATTGAAAAAATTCTCAATGCAGCTAAATTAAAGCAGAAAATCAAGTCTATAAAATTAGACGATATACCAATAGTAAGATTTTTTCTTTAA
- the rpsU gene encoding 30S ribosomal protein S21: MIHVPVNANNSDLAIRSLKKKMQRELVFRSMKMSRFYEPPSVKRVRKKQESERRHRKERAMRRRMMEE; encoded by the coding sequence GTGATTCATGTGCCAGTTAATGCGAATAATAGTGATTTGGCTATTAGAAGTCTAAAAAAGAAAATGCAGAGGGAGCTTGTTTTTCGTTCAATGAAAATGTCTCGCTTTTATGAGCCTCCTTCAGTAAAGAGAGTAAGAAAAAAGCAAGAATCAGAGCGTAGGCACAGAAAGGAGAGGGCGATGAGGCGCCGAATGATGGAAGAATAG
- a CDS encoding DNA polymerase III subunit chi, which translates to MIKSINFYCTLTELFNQTLCKLLEKCYSTSLNTITLVDEKKTEEAINNTLWSFSSTSFIPHGCSTDPEPSSQPIYITTNYENPNQAKILVLVILSSNCCNANYDNNISYFQQFERILIIFKENDNKLIDYMNNYYHRLKQDGYLPSYFKQKQHKNKQGQWQLLTDELI; encoded by the coding sequence ATGATTAAGAGCATAAATTTTTACTGTACATTAACTGAACTATTTAATCAAACTCTTTGTAAGTTATTGGAAAAATGTTATTCGACTTCTTTGAACACAATTACATTAGTAGATGAAAAAAAAACTGAAGAAGCTATAAATAATACTTTATGGTCTTTTAGTTCTACATCGTTTATTCCTCATGGTTGTAGTACCGATCCTGAACCTAGTAGTCAACCAATATATATCACGACTAATTATGAAAATCCCAATCAAGCTAAGATATTAGTACTAGTAATATTAAGCTCCAACTGCTGTAATGCTAACTATGATAACAACATAAGTTATTTTCAACAATTTGAAAGAATACTAATAATATTTAAGGAAAATGACAATAAATTGATAGATTACATGAATAATTATTACCATAGGCTTAAACAAGATGGATATTTGCCAAGTTACTTTAAGCAAAAACAACATAAGAATAAGCAAGGTCAATGGCAACTATTAACTGATGAATTAATTTAA
- a CDS encoding MFS transporter has protein sequence MFQSNKTFLLVLLGNALDHYNTALYIFLAPYLASNFLDFESEVISLIVVHSLFSSCTIIAKPVGAWFFGWLVNIIDPRKVLLITLSGVAFSTFSVSIIPSYESIGIAATILLILAKVTQGFFAAGEVGISSILIFNTVKSKEFIKANSYYQCSTMIGIILASAIATIISSSTESFANWRYAFALGMLTGIIGLCLRLVIFSNSNSVNYTAYHKNVMTHSSKSNQTISSKFFLLLKVSCLHGLSYITYAVPFVILDNIIPLISNISRTEILAYSNVLMYFDAAMIVAIGHIIRSNNYKIWMLLAVILFAVTIIPCFTYLPKLTLQVIILIKCWIIFCGVVFTSLLNVWLVQKVDGNKYLFIGIGYVIGCEFWGRSSIAICLALWQYFNDLIAPAIYITAVCICAVSFLLIDIYRQKTSCKP, from the coding sequence ATGTTTCAATCTAATAAAACCTTTTTATTAGTCTTGCTTGGTAATGCCCTAGATCATTATAACACAGCTTTATACATATTTCTAGCTCCATACTTAGCGAGTAATTTTCTTGACTTTGAGAGCGAAGTTATTTCTCTGATTGTAGTGCATAGTTTGTTCTCATCCTGTACCATTATTGCTAAGCCAGTAGGTGCATGGTTTTTTGGATGGTTAGTTAATATTATTGATCCTAGGAAAGTGTTGTTAATTACTCTAAGCGGAGTAGCTTTTTCAACTTTTTCTGTTTCTATTATTCCAAGTTATGAATCTATTGGTATAGCAGCTACAATTTTGTTAATTCTAGCTAAAGTTACACAAGGGTTTTTTGCAGCTGGAGAAGTAGGTATATCGTCTATACTTATATTTAATACAGTTAAAAGTAAAGAGTTTATTAAAGCTAATAGCTATTACCAGTGCTCAACGATGATAGGTATTATATTGGCTTCTGCTATTGCTACTATAATAAGTAGCAGCACAGAATCATTTGCGAACTGGCGATATGCTTTTGCTTTAGGAATGCTAACTGGAATTATTGGATTATGTCTTAGGTTAGTAATATTTTCAAATAGCAATAGTGTCAATTATACTGCATATCACAAAAATGTTATGACGCATTCTTCAAAATCTAATCAGACCATATCATCTAAATTTTTCTTATTATTAAAAGTTTCGTGCTTGCATGGATTAAGTTATATTACTTATGCTGTTCCATTTGTTATATTAGATAATATTATACCTTTAATTAGTAATATTTCTCGTACAGAAATACTTGCATATAGTAATGTACTTATGTATTTTGATGCTGCTATGATAGTAGCTATAGGGCATATAATACGGAGTAATAATTATAAAATATGGATGTTATTAGCAGTAATACTATTTGCTGTAACGATAATACCATGCTTTACTTATCTTCCAAAGTTAACATTACAAGTCATTATTTTAATCAAATGCTGGATAATATTTTGTGGAGTAGTTTTTACATCATTATTAAATGTGTGGTTGGTTCAAAAAGTTGATGGTAACAAATATTTATTTATAGGAATTGGGTATGTTATTGGCTGTGAATTCTGGGGCCGCAGTAGCATCGCAATATGCTTAGCGTTATGGCAATATTTTAATGATCTTATAGCTCCAGCAATTTACATAACAGCAGTATGCATTTGTGCAGTTTCATTTCTTTTAATAGATATCTATCGTCAGAAAACATCTTGTAAACCTTGA
- a CDS encoding DUF5394 family protein, which yields MVNEFYQKLKNNAEFEAELEALISNFEINQDVSKLQTNIILLIKKLLLSNSSGSTSIKLTQELEQQITKQIAKISKELIYKHTRTLAEENQDLEQNKDNLEYISEPSRAELKKNLKRFAIYEVYKLLNPRRIAGETRLSNFIHNLIIGGAKYALKYGGGNKNDVSYYNNKLQAMKFHKKSAEI from the coding sequence TTGGTCAATGAGTTTTACCAAAAATTAAAAAATAATGCAGAATTTGAAGCTGAATTAGAAGCATTAATTAGTAACTTTGAAATTAATCAAGATGTATCAAAGCTGCAAACAAACATTATACTATTAATTAAAAAATTACTGCTTAGTAATTCTTCAGGCTCTACATCTATAAAATTAACTCAAGAGCTTGAACAGCAAATTACTAAGCAAATTGCTAAAATAAGTAAAGAGTTAATATATAAGCACACAAGAACCTTAGCAGAAGAAAATCAAGATTTAGAGCAAAATAAAGATAACTTAGAATATATTTCTGAACCGTCTAGAGCAGAACTAAAGAAAAATCTAAAAAGATTTGCAATATATGAAGTCTATAAACTGCTTAATCCAAGACGTATTGCAGGAGAAACACGTTTGAGTAATTTTATTCATAATTTAATAATTGGAGGTGCAAAATATGCACTCAAGTATGGTGGAGGCAATAAAAATGATGTTAGTTATTATAATAATAAATTACAAGCAATGAAATTTCATAAAAAATCTGCTGAAATATGA
- a CDS encoding DUF5394 family protein, with translation MIDDNNDDNNDDKLKNNPDEEDTNNLTKESIFTSSQDTSSDNLVNEFYQKLKNNAEFEAELEALISNFEINQDVSKLQTNIILLIKKLLLSNSSGSTSIKLTQELEQQITKQIAKISKELIYKHTRTLAEENQDLEQNKDNLEYISEPSRAELKKNLKRFAIYEVYKLLNPRRIAGETRLSNFIHNLIIGGAKYALKYGGGNKNDVSYYNNKLQAMKFHKKSAERGDKDKGGRNR, from the coding sequence ATGATTGACGATAATAATGACGATAATAATGATGATAAATTAAAAAATAACCCTGATGAAGAAGATACTAATAATTTGACTAAAGAATCTATCTTTACTTCTAGTCAAGATACTTCCTCTGATAACTTGGTCAATGAGTTTTACCAAAAATTAAAAAATAATGCAGAATTTGAAGCTGAATTAGAAGCATTAATTAGTAACTTTGAAATTAATCAAGATGTATCAAAGCTGCAAACAAACATTATACTATTAATTAAAAAATTACTGCTTAGTAATTCTTCAGGCTCTACATCTATAAAATTAACTCAAGAGCTTGAACAGCAAATTACTAAGCAAATTGCTAAAATAAGTAAAGAGTTAATATATAAGCACACAAGAACCTTAGCAGAAGAAAATCAAGATTTAGAGCAAAATAAAGATAACTTAGAATATATTTCTGAACCGTCTAGAGCAGAACTAAAGAAAAATCTAAAAAGATTTGCAATATATGAAGTCTATAAACTGCTTAATCCAAGACGTATTGCAGGAGAAACACGTTTGAGTAATTTTATTCATAATTTAATAATTGGAGGTGCAAAATATGCACTCAAGTATGGTGGAGGCAATAAAAATGATGTTAGTTATTATAATAATAAATTACAAGCAATGAAATTTCATAAAAAATCTGCTGAAAGAGGAGATAAAGATAAAGGAGGAAGAAATAGATAA
- a CDS encoding polyribonucleotide nucleotidyltransferase produces the protein MFNEILKKVDWHGNVLSLSTGKIARNADGAVLASMGNTSVLCTVVFDKNTKKDMDFFPLGVYYREMAYAAGKIPGGFIKKEGKFSEYEVLVSRLIDRSIRPLFDSNFRNDTQIICTVMSYDPRYSPDILAIIGSSAALAISGIPIVKPIGAARVGIVNDEFILNPVIHDNTGVNELDLVVAATFDSVTMIEAQACEIDEEKMLAAIEFGYKSLKPVINAIEEIKSSIRKDIFEVTARPHLRYNDEILKHFSSDIKSALLLQTKNERNQQLQLIQQKVIDYFSSKANSEANDGDDILNIEKALDDAKSKIFRDLVLQNKTRIGNRAVDEIRPIICEAGLFNTVHGSALFTRGDTQSLATITLGSSTDEQIVEQLNKCERQNFLLDYIFLPYSVGEISPLRAASRREIGHGWLAKKAIQLVIPSKDVFPYTIRIVSEITQSDGSSSMATVCSASLSLMEAGVPIKTHVAGIAMGLVLGEGNKFEILSDISGCEDHLGDMDFKVASTKNGITALQLDIKVQGINLSMIESTFRQAKIGINHILNVMNNTISCPKSELSTYAPMVQTLEIQKEKIRDVIGLGGKVIKELCKTFDVEIDISENGEVKVWGNVGENVKKAVQSIENIVFVPQIGDIFDGEVVKVIESGAFIKYVTGRDGFVHISEINDTHIKDINAHVKLGDKVKVKIIGIDHKNRVKLTLRTDKEHCKNKNEQYNDITTTTGGVKKKIKIAPKEAAVISNRKYFD, from the coding sequence ATGTTTAATGAAATACTAAAAAAAGTTGATTGGCATGGTAATGTGCTATCTCTAAGTACTGGCAAGATAGCGCGCAATGCTGACGGAGCAGTTTTGGCATCAATGGGCAACACGTCAGTGTTATGTACAGTAGTTTTTGATAAAAACACAAAGAAGGATATGGATTTTTTCCCGTTAGGTGTTTATTACAGAGAAATGGCATATGCTGCTGGTAAAATTCCAGGAGGCTTTATAAAAAAAGAAGGCAAATTTTCTGAATATGAAGTATTAGTATCAAGATTAATAGACCGTTCTATTCGTCCACTTTTTGATTCTAACTTTCGTAATGATACTCAGATTATTTGTACAGTGATGTCATATGATCCAAGATATAGTCCTGATATTTTAGCAATTATTGGCAGTTCTGCTGCATTGGCAATTTCTGGAATTCCAATCGTAAAACCTATTGGGGCTGCTAGAGTTGGAATAGTTAATGATGAATTTATATTAAATCCTGTAATTCATGATAATACAGGAGTCAATGAGCTTGATTTAGTAGTTGCGGCTACTTTTGATTCAGTTACCATGATAGAGGCTCAGGCTTGTGAAATTGATGAAGAAAAAATGTTAGCTGCTATAGAGTTTGGATATAAATCACTAAAACCTGTAATTAACGCTATTGAGGAAATAAAATCAAGCATTAGAAAGGATATTTTTGAAGTTACAGCTAGACCGCATCTAAGGTATAATGATGAAATACTTAAGCATTTTAGCTCTGATATTAAATCAGCACTTTTACTACAAACTAAGAATGAACGTAATCAACAGCTGCAATTAATACAGCAAAAAGTTATTGATTATTTTTCCAGTAAAGCTAATAGTGAAGCTAATGATGGTGATGATATTTTAAATATAGAAAAAGCTTTGGATGATGCGAAATCCAAAATATTTAGAGATTTAGTATTACAAAACAAAACCAGAATTGGCAATAGAGCTGTAGATGAAATTAGGCCTATTATTTGTGAAGCTGGTTTATTTAATACAGTGCATGGATCTGCGCTATTTACTCGGGGTGATACTCAAAGCTTAGCAACAATTACATTAGGTAGTAGTACTGATGAACAAATAGTTGAGCAGTTAAATAAGTGCGAAAGGCAGAATTTTTTACTAGATTATATCTTTTTACCTTATTCAGTTGGCGAAATTTCGCCACTAAGAGCTGCTAGTAGAAGAGAAATAGGCCATGGCTGGTTAGCTAAAAAAGCTATTCAACTTGTTATTCCTAGCAAAGATGTATTTCCATATACTATTAGAATCGTATCAGAAATTACTCAATCTGATGGATCTTCTTCAATGGCAACAGTATGCAGCGCTTCGCTTAGCTTAATGGAAGCTGGAGTTCCAATAAAAACACATGTTGCAGGTATTGCTATGGGGCTAGTTTTAGGTGAGGGCAATAAGTTTGAGATTTTATCTGATATATCTGGTTGTGAAGATCATTTAGGAGATATGGATTTTAAAGTAGCAAGTACTAAAAACGGTATTACAGCTTTGCAATTAGATATTAAAGTTCAAGGAATTAATTTATCTATGATCGAGAGCACCTTTCGACAAGCTAAAATTGGTATAAATCATATATTAAATGTTATGAATAATACTATTAGTTGCCCTAAATCAGAACTAAGTACATATGCACCAATGGTTCAAACATTAGAAATTCAAAAAGAAAAAATTCGTGATGTTATTGGATTAGGCGGTAAAGTTATTAAAGAGCTTTGCAAAACTTTTGATGTTGAAATTGATATTAGTGAAAACGGAGAAGTTAAGGTTTGGGGAAATGTAGGTGAAAATGTAAAAAAAGCAGTACAAAGTATTGAAAATATTGTGTTCGTTCCACAAATAGGGGATATCTTTGATGGGGAAGTAGTTAAGGTTATTGAATCTGGAGCATTTATAAAATATGTGACTGGTCGAGATGGATTCGTGCATATTAGTGAAATTAATGATACGCATATAAAAGATATTAATGCACATGTAAAATTAGGTGATAAGGTAAAAGTCAAAATTATTGGAATTGATCATAAGAATCGTGTTAAATTAACTTTGAGAACAGATAAAGAACATTGCAAGAACAAAAATGAGCAGTATAATGATATTACTACAACAACAGGCGGTGTAAAGAAAAAGATTAAAATCGCTCCCAAGGAAGCAGCAGTAATTTCTAATAGAAAATATTTTGATTAA
- the rpsO gene encoding 30S ribosomal protein S15 — MSITVERKKALISEYADLENNTGSVEVQCAILTERIINLTQHCKINFKDFHSKRGLLMLVSSRRKLLSYLKKKDLNRYTQLINRLGLRK; from the coding sequence ATGTCAATTACAGTTGAACGCAAAAAAGCACTAATTAGCGAATATGCAGATTTAGAAAACAATACTGGTTCAGTTGAAGTTCAGTGTGCAATTTTAACTGAACGGATTATTAACTTAACACAGCACTGTAAAATTAATTTTAAAGATTTTCATTCTAAGCGTGGCTTATTAATGTTGGTTAGTAGCCGTAGAAAATTACTAAGTTATTTGAAGAAAAAAGATTTGAATAGATATACTCAACTTATTAATAGGTTAGGGCTTCGTAAGTAA